The DNA region GGTTCGGTTTCCAGCGTCGCGCGTCGTCCGCTTTCAGGATTCACGCGGTAGCGCATCGCGCTGCCGCGTCCTACCCGTTTTGCAAAGAGGAACGCATATGGAGCAATTTCACGGCACGACGATCGTCTCCGTGCGCCGCGGCGACAAGGTCGCGCTCGGCGGCGACGGTCAGGTGACGCTGGGCAATATCGTCATGAAAGGCGGTGCGAAGAAAGTCCGGCGCATCTATAACGGCAAGGTGCTGGTCGGCTTCGCCGGCGGCACGGCCGACGCCTTCTCGCTGCTCGACCGTTTCGAAGCGAAGCTGGAAAAACATCAGGGCAACCTGACGCGCGCCGCCGTCGAACTCGCCAAAGACTGGCGCACCGACCGCATGCTGCGCCGTCTCGAGGCCATGTTGATCGCTGCGGACGCCACCACTACGCTCGTCATCACCGGCAACGGCGACGTGCTCGATCCGGAAGGCGGCATCTGCGCGATCGGTTCGGGCGGCGCCTATGCGCAAGCCGCCGCGAAAGCACTCGCCGACAACACCGAGATGTCGCCGCGCGAAATCGTGGAAAAGTCGCTGGAGATTGCCGGCGACATGTGCATCTACACGAACCATAACCGCGTTATCGAGACGATCGAGTAAGGACCCACGATGAGCACCATGACCCCTGCCGAGATCGTCTCGGAACTCGACAAACACATCATCGGCCAAGGCCGCGCGAAAAAAGCGGTGGCTGTGGCGCTGCGCAACCGCTGGCGTCGTCAGCAGGTCGAAGAGCCGCTGCGTCAGGAAATTACGCCGAAAAACATTCTGATGATCGGACCGACCGGCGTCGGCAAGACCGAAATCGCGCGGCGTCTGGCGAAACTGGCCGACGCGCCATTCATCAAGATCGAAGCCACCAAGTTCACCGAGGTCGGCTACGTGGGCCGCGACGTGGACAGCATCGTGCGCGACCTGATCGAAATCTCGGTCAAGCAGACCCGGGAAACGGAAATGCGCAAGGTGCGGACCAAGGCCGAAGATCAGGCCGAAGACCGCATTCTCGACATTCTGCTGCCGAGCGCGCGCCCGGTCGGCTTCGGCGCGAGTTCGAGCGCCGCGGACACCGTGGACGAAGGCAGCACCACGCGCCAGACATTCCGCAAGCGTCTGCGCGAAGGCCTGCTCGACGACAAGGAAGTCGAGCTCGACGTGGAACAGCCGCAAGTCGGCATGGACATCATGGGCCCGCCGGGTATGGAAGACATGACCGAGCAGATCCGCTCCATGTTCGCGAACATCGGCGGCGGCAAGAAAACGCGCCGCAAGATGAAGGTGAAGGAAGCGCTGAAGGCGCTCACCGACGAAGAAGCCGCCAAGATGCTGAACGACGAAGAGGTGAAAACCAAGGCGGTGCAGAACGTCGAGCAGAACGGCATTGTGTTTCTCGACGAAATCGACAAGATCGCGTCGCGCAACGAAGCGGGCGGCGGCGAAGTCTCGCGTCAAGGTGTGCAGCGCGATCTGTTGCCGCTCGTCGAGGGCACCACGATCAACACCAAGTACGGCATGGTGAAGACCGATCACATTCTGTTCATTGCCAGCGGCGCATTCCACCTCGCCAAGCCGAGCGATCTGATCCCGGAACTGCAAGGCCGCTTTCCGATTCGGGTCGAACTGGATTCGCTGTCGGTCAACGACTTCGAATCGATCCTGGTGTCCACGGACGCGAGCCTCGTCAAGCAATACCAGGCACTGCTCGCCACCGAAGACGTGCACCTCGAATTCGCGGACGACGGCATTCGCCGCCTCGCCGAGATCGCGTACTCGGTGAACGAAAAGACCGAGAACATCGGCGCACGCCGCCTGTATACGGTGATCGAAAAGCTGCTCGAAGAAGTCTCGTTCTCGGCCGGCAACCACTCGGGCCGCACTGTGCAGATCGACGCGGCTTATGTCGATCGCGCGCTGAACGAAGTGGCGGAAGACGAGGATCTGTCGCGTTACGTGCTGTGATATCGATGCCGGGTCGCCTCGAGCGTTCAGATCCACGGCTTGAGACCGACTGGATGCGACGCGCATGAAAAGACGGGCTGCCTTTGAACAGGCAGCCCGTTTTCATTTGCTTGCGGCAAGCGGAGTCAGGAGGTCATGCTTACTGCTTGACCGGCCGCTTCGCCAGCTTGCGCTGCAGCGTTCGCCGATGCATATTCAACGCGCGCGCCGTAGCCGAGATGTTGCCGCCGTGCTCGGCGAGCACGCGTTGAATATGCTCCCACTCCAGACGCGCAACCGACAACGGCGTGGGATGCTCGATCGCCTCTTCCGCTTGCAATGCGCTTGCTTCACTTTGCAGCGCCGACAGGATCGTCTCCACATTGGCAGGCTTGGCCAGATAGTTATCGGCGCCGTCTTTCACCGCCTGCACCGCGGTGGCGATGCTCGCATAGCCGGTCAGCACCAGCACGCGCGCGTCGGGTTGCAAATCGCGCAAAGGCGCGACGAGCGTGAGGCCGGAGTCATTACCGAGATGCAGATCCACCGTGATCTGGCTGAACTTCTGCTGATTCGCCAGCTTGATGGCCTCATCCGCGTTGTGCGCTTCGCTCACCGTGTAGCCGCGCCGGGTGAGACCACGTGCGAGGATGCCGGAGAACACCTCGTCGTCGTCGATCACCAGAAAATTCATTTCACTCATACTTGTTTCTCCGTGTTGGATGGCTCGGCACCGTGACGGCCCGAGCCAAAAAGTTTGCGCCCGGCGAGCGGCAGTTTCAGGACCGCACGCGTACCGCGCGGCTTGATCGTGCTGACATCGGTCAGTTCGATCGATCCCTTCAGACGCGCCGCCGCCGAAAATGCCAGATAGAGGCCCACGCCGTGGCCGCCTTGCGTACTCTCGACCGGCACCGCACCCAGCGAGCCGCGCAACGCGGCCGGAATGCCCGGGCCTGCGTCGCAGACTTCGAATACGATCTGATCTCCACGCGCCGCAAGCGAGCAGGACAGCGTGACGTGATCGCGGCTCGCACGCGCGGCGTTGTCGAGCAGAATCGTGAGAATCTGACTCACAGCCACGGTATCGTCAAGACTGACGTCCGCGGGCGGCACGCCGATCCGCTCGAATTTCACATGCGGATGGCGCAAGCGCCACTGCTCGCCGAACGATTCGAGCCACTCGCCGACCGGTTGGCGGCTGGCGCTCGTCGATGCCCGACTGCGCAGCCGGGCAAGAGCCGAAGTGCAGAGCGACATCTGCTGTTCGAGTAGTTCGAGGTCGGCTGTGTACGGCGCGAGGCCCTTGTCGGAGCGCGCGGCGTCGCGCAATTCCTCGGACAACATTGCAATTGTAGACAGAGGTGTGCCGATTTCGTGAGCGACGGTGGCGGCCTGCACGCCGAGCGCGACCGCACGTTCATCGTGAAGCAAGCGCTGCTGCGCGTCTCCGAGCGCTGCGTCACGTAGCCGCAGTGCTCGCGACATGCGTGCAACGAACCATGCAATGAGGCCGACGCTGACCATGAAGTTCACCCACATGCCGGCGCGATAGTAGTCGAACAGGTTCGCGGGATTATCGAGATTCAGCGGCACGGAATCGAAGCCCAGCACTGCGTAGCAAGCCACTGCGAAGGCCGCGAGCCAGGCCATCAGATGCCACGGCAGCACGGCTGCGGCAATGGCAAGAGATGGCAGGTAGAGCGAAACGAATGGATTGGTGGTGCCGCCGGACAGAAACAGCAATGCGGACAACGCGCCCAGATCGACCCAGATCTGGCCGAACAGTTCCATGTTGGATTCGGGCCGCTGCTGCGAAACGCGCCACCATGTGAGTCCGTTGAAGATCACTTCGAGCGCGATCACGAGCAGCATGGCGGGCAACGGCAGGTGCACGCCGATGAAGGTCTGCACGAACGCAATCGTCATCAACTGGCCGATGATCGCGAGGCTGCGCAGCCAGAACAGATGCCCGAGATTGACGCGGCCGGTGTTGGTGATTCGATGCATGATTTTAGTTTACCTGTTCGGACTCGTCCGACTGACCTCGCGACCTTGCGCCAGTAACATGGAAATTTTTCGCGACAGCGCCGCACGGGCCGATCCCTACACCGGTTCCTCCGTCGCGCAGCTTAACCATGCTACCTGCTTCCGACTGCGAGGCCGACGCCTCATCAGCTTTCCTGACTTTCTTGCGACGCGCCGCGGAGGCCCGGCACCGTGGCACGGCGCAAGCCGAGGCCGCTTGTCTCGACGCCGCGGCGCGAATCCATTCACTGGACGACGCGTCCCTCGCATCGCTCAGCGCCGCATTGCTCACGCAACATCGCGTCAGCGACGCGATCGAACTCGCCGCCATTATTGCCCAACTCGATCCGCACCGCGCCCATGCGCACTTTCGTCACGGCTACGCGCTGCAGATAGCGAACCGGCATCATGAGGCCATCGCACCCTATCGCCACGCGCTCGCCATCGACCCGAGATTGCCGTGCCTGCGCAGCAATCTTGCGGGCGCGCTGTCGCGCACCGGCGGCGACCCGGGCGAACAGATCGCGCTACTGGAAAGCGCCGTCCGGGATGCGCCCGGCGAGGGCGACGGCTGGACCAATCTGACCAACGCGTACCGCATGAACAGGGATCTGCCGCAAGCGCTCGAAGCCGGCGCCCAAGCCGTGCAATGCGCACCGCATAGCCCGCTGGCGCACAACAACTATGCGCTGGCGCTACGTGAGGCGCAACGCTGGGACGACGCGGAGCAAGCCGCCCAGACCGCCTGCGCGCTGGGCCCGGAAGACGCCAGCCTGCGCTCCAATCTGTCCATGCTGCAACTCATTCGTGGCGGTTACGCGCATGGCTGGGCATCGCACGAGGCGCGCTGGGACGGCTCCGCGGAACTGGGCGGGAACCGCCCGGTCATGCCGGCGCCGCTTTGGCGTGGCGAGCCGCTGGCCGGCAAGACGCTGCTCGTGTGGGGCGAGCAGGGCATGGGCGACGTCCTGCAGTTCTGCCGCTATATCCCCATGCTGGCCGAGCGCGTGCATCGTGAAGGCGGCAGGCTCAGTTGGAACACGTTTCCGCAAATGGGCGCGCTGCTCGCGCGCAGCCTCGCCGCTCACGCGGACGAGTTTTCAGCCGGCGGCGGCGTCGAATCGCTA from Paraburkholderia aromaticivorans includes:
- the hslU gene encoding ATP-dependent protease ATPase subunit HslU, translating into MSTMTPAEIVSELDKHIIGQGRAKKAVAVALRNRWRRQQVEEPLRQEITPKNILMIGPTGVGKTEIARRLAKLADAPFIKIEATKFTEVGYVGRDVDSIVRDLIEISVKQTRETEMRKVRTKAEDQAEDRILDILLPSARPVGFGASSSAADTVDEGSTTRQTFRKRLREGLLDDKEVELDVEQPQVGMDIMGPPGMEDMTEQIRSMFANIGGGKKTRRKMKVKEALKALTDEEAAKMLNDEEVKTKAVQNVEQNGIVFLDEIDKIASRNEAGGGEVSRQGVQRDLLPLVEGTTINTKYGMVKTDHILFIASGAFHLAKPSDLIPELQGRFPIRVELDSLSVNDFESILVSTDASLVKQYQALLATEDVHLEFADDGIRRLAEIAYSVNEKTENIGARRLYTVIEKLLEEVSFSAGNHSGRTVQIDAAYVDRALNEVAEDEDLSRYVL
- a CDS encoding tetratricopeptide repeat protein; translation: MLPASDCEADASSAFLTFLRRAAEARHRGTAQAEAACLDAAARIHSLDDASLASLSAALLTQHRVSDAIELAAIIAQLDPHRAHAHFRHGYALQIANRHHEAIAPYRHALAIDPRLPCLRSNLAGALSRTGGDPGEQIALLESAVRDAPGEGDGWTNLTNAYRMNRDLPQALEAGAQAVQCAPHSPLAHNNYALALREAQRWDDAEQAAQTACALGPEDASLRSNLSMLQLIRGGYAHGWASHEARWDGSAELGGNRPVMPAPLWRGEPLAGKTLLVWGEQGMGDVLQFCRYIPMLAERVHREGGRLSWNTFPQMGALLARSLAAHADEFSAGGGVESLPAFDYEIPLLSLPLIFDTREETIPAAAPYLHADPAASESWRTRLAGEPRLKVGLTWTGSHGHQRNPFRRVGWERYAAHFGGMQDVAFYSLQPGAEADVAAARTAGLAMTDYTAEFATFDDTAAFVGALDLVITVCTSAAHLSGALGQRTWVLLDVNPHWVWLLDRRDSPWYPSATLYRQPRFGHWEPALEAVARDLRGLALQHRAA
- the hslV gene encoding ATP-dependent protease subunit HslV; this translates as MEQFHGTTIVSVRRGDKVALGGDGQVTLGNIVMKGGAKKVRRIYNGKVLVGFAGGTADAFSLLDRFEAKLEKHQGNLTRAAVELAKDWRTDRMLRRLEAMLIAADATTTLVITGNGDVLDPEGGICAIGSGGAYAQAAAKALADNTEMSPREIVEKSLEIAGDMCIYTNHNRVIETIE
- a CDS encoding ATP-binding protein, whose translation is MHRITNTGRVNLGHLFWLRSLAIIGQLMTIAFVQTFIGVHLPLPAMLLVIALEVIFNGLTWWRVSQQRPESNMELFGQIWVDLGALSALLFLSGGTTNPFVSLYLPSLAIAAAVLPWHLMAWLAAFAVACYAVLGFDSVPLNLDNPANLFDYYRAGMWVNFMVSVGLIAWFVARMSRALRLRDAALGDAQQRLLHDERAVALGVQAATVAHEIGTPLSTIAMLSEELRDAARSDKGLAPYTADLELLEQQMSLCTSALARLRSRASTSASRQPVGEWLESFGEQWRLRHPHVKFERIGVPPADVSLDDTVAVSQILTILLDNAARASRDHVTLSCSLAARGDQIVFEVCDAGPGIPAALRGSLGAVPVESTQGGHGVGLYLAFSAAARLKGSIELTDVSTIKPRGTRAVLKLPLAGRKLFGSGRHGAEPSNTEKQV
- a CDS encoding response regulator transcription factor, with the protein product MSEMNFLVIDDDEVFSGILARGLTRRGYTVSEAHNADEAIKLANQQKFSQITVDLHLGNDSGLTLVAPLRDLQPDARVLVLTGYASIATAVQAVKDGADNYLAKPANVETILSALQSEASALQAEEAIEHPTPLSVARLEWEHIQRVLAEHGGNISATARALNMHRRTLQRKLAKRPVKQ